In Erigeron canadensis isolate Cc75 chromosome 8, C_canadensis_v1, whole genome shotgun sequence, the DNA window cataaacaaatttattaaacataattaaaattactactagttaatcataaaaataacaaagttcttaaaataacaaagttggaaaaataaaatagttcataaaaataacaaagttattaaatataaaaactaatcaAGACAAATATTTTTCACGAAGCGCTTGTTTTTTGCGTTCCATGATGCTTCGCTCGGGCTCTTCAAGGTGGGAATAGTCGGTACCCAACAACTTCCAATCGCGGTCTTCATCCATAATCTTAACTTTCTTTTCCTTCAACTCAATTTTCTTCGAGCTCATATCAAACAACTTATCTAACTTAGCATCCGACCCTTGACTAGCCACTAGGTCGGTGGATGATGAAGTCTTCGACCTTTTGGCCGTGGGTTCACCGAGATTGGTCCTCATAGCACTTTTGTCCACGAGATAAAACTTCGAACTGtacctatataaatatatataaaacataattacacataataaaaagtaatatatgtacatatatatattagacataattaaacataataaaatgaaatgtacatatatatatattagacataataaaacataataaaatgaaatgtacatatatatatacatatatatattagacataataaaacataattaaatgaaatgtacatacatatatatacatatatatattagacataataaaacataataaaatgaaatgtacatacatatatatatatatattaaacataattaaacttaataaaagtaaaatatataccGATTTTTGCCCCAAATTGATGAATACGGAAATGGCTTACGATAAGTTCCTTCATACTCTTCGTTGGCCTTTCTAACACGATCTAAATCGTTTTCCCCACTTGCATGACCGATTCGAGTATAGATTTGGTTGAAGTTTTGAATAATTGGACGTAAAAAAAGGGTTGTTGTTGAAGTTGTTGTTTGGAAGCATTTTTGGttaaagatgaagaagatgaaagtaaaaaaagaagaagaaaggtatatgaaagtaaaaaaggaagaagaaaagagaagatgaaagtaaaaggaaaatggaatggaaaggatttgtttttaaaaaaaagggaaaaaaaatatatatttttaatcttgGTCAAACTAGCCGGTAGGGCATTTACTCACCTCGGTCAACGTGATGGTCAAAGGAAGAAAGGGCGAGAGGTGTGGGTCGGGCGAATGCATTGTCGGTCGACgggggtggtgtggggggcGACGGTCGGCGAGGGAGGGCGAGGGTCGGCCATAAAGGTGTCCACTCCGTTTAGTCTAAGTGTCTAACAAAGACATTTTGAGTGCTCTTAGGTTCATCACACGTTTATTAAAGaaactgatttatatataattagatttAATTAAAACGTAAATTCTCGTCCTATTTTATtctattgtttttatttgtgtttattttataaattattatctAGATAATTCATTTGTTTTACTAATTAGATCCTAACAATTACCATAAGTACACCTTttgtattaaaattataaatacatTACCTATTTGCTCTATGAATAGTTGCCCTGCGTTGTCTTATGAGATGTGAATTGCCACAAGCAAAGTATTGTAATAACATGTGGGAATAATGTCGTAAACGACTGATGGGTTTGAATATCGTTTCGTCTACTTATTCttaagggttttgttaaatGCAATCCATAGGGCTGTAGTTAAGGTGTgtattaaataattgtacatttattataaaattcaggggatgaacttttgatatgaaaaagtacaaattttttatgcactCATTTTTCTAATCTTAaaggatttttaaaatttagtcataaattttggttatttttccattttaaacaacattaaatacaattaattaacTCTATTATATTCAGTTTGAAATTTGTTTTACGCCCTTCGCGCAAGCAAGATGTAATACCGCAACAAAATGCGGATTTTCTTCCAACAAAAATCGTACCAACttgatctttttatatatttgtccCGACACGAAAACACTTATTTATTAATGTCAATCATATACACTTCgtttcaattaattttattttgcatattaaaatcaaataataCTCTTTtatttacgagcatggtacctgcgcaatgcggcggtggtggtggggaagacggtccAGTGGTGGCGGTGAGAGTACCTTTTTAGAGATGAAAATAGTTGAAGGacatagttggtatatcacatGAGAAGGTGTCTAACAAGAAAGATTATTTAAGGGTgtttttgtcttatcaggttcttaattaagtaaAGGGGAGGAACCCAATTtcctttataaggtattatatgCAGACAAAATGGTTTAATGACAAAAGAAGGCCGAGTTCAAAATGAATTACATGTCTCTCGAATTCATTTCATTGTTGATTTTTGTAGGGTATATTTTCTGAATACTTagtatttttatatctataaattATGTATCAATTGTATTTATCTATCCATCAATATATTAAAGAGGAGTTTTTGAGAAACATATGACGTAATTCGTGATCGAATCATCGACACTGCATTTTTTTCTAATACTAAATTATTATAGCTAatctaattttaaataattatatacttattaaaaaaaatacttacagAATATTAATCAAATTATGTTTGTGATTCTTATTAGTTAGTTAAAGTATTTAACTCAAAGAGTTTCAAATCTTATCTTATACATTTTTAGAATTAAAAAGATGATCTATTCGGTGAGAAGACTATATTGTACGCGATCCTAATTATGACAATGTATGTTAAATCTCACGACatccaaacattaaaaaaaaaaagaaaatagtaataaataatttaattggGATTTGTTGGATGTTTAAACAATATTCTCTCTCGTTCATCAATATTTCTCTCTTTGCACGGTCTACTTCATTGTCACGTGTAAACCTACTGTTTGATTCTTTGTTGCATGTAGTGTTCATCTTTATAAGACCAAAATATAGCTGCAAACTCTGAagacattgtttttttttttatcaccatCACCAAATAATATCAAAAGCACTTCTTCGTCCTTATACTACAAATTGAGCTTCAAAAACTTTCTGccttttctttcatatatatatagatacccATCTTAATTATCTAACCGAGCATCCAAACAAAATACATCCCAATAACACCCACACAAAACTTGATTCAACTTCAATTcattgcacatatatatatatatatgccaatTTAAAGAGAAACAATATAATGGCATTAGAGACAATAATATATCCACAAGGCCAAATTGGTAACTTTGGATATGATAATTATATGTTACAAGATCACATTTTTAGTGCATATTTGGAAAATGATACAAATAATCatatcaatcatcatcatcatcaagaatcaACGACTAGCCTTGATCACGCATATTGTGGTGACCAATGGGATAATCCTAATTCCTCTTCACCAGAAGAATGTAATCGAGTTGACGGATTTATTCAACGTGAACTTGGTTCACCCCAATATTATCGTGACATGAAGGTGGAATCCAAAAGTGCCACGGCTGCTGGTCCGAAAAGGAGAAAACGTGCCAAGAATGGTAAGAATAAAGAAGAGCTAGAGAATCAAAGGATGACTCATATTACGGTGGAACGCAACCGACGGAAACAGATGAATGAATACTTGGCTGTGATCCGGTCACTCATGCCAGCTTCTTATGCTCAAAGGGTGagaattgattttttttttttctttcctttgatTAAAACCTGAATAAAGGAATCTGCTTTCCATCTTTGTAAATTGCCAAACACTAAAAATGAAATATCTCCTACGGTAAATCTTAAACTATCATTTCCCTTATgatctctttatatatatatatatatatatatatatatatatatatatatatatatatatatatatatatataaatatgggaaaaacaaatatatggTTGCTGCTAACTTCCCCCTTCACAGTAATTTCATCACATGATTGAATAACGaataaccaatttttttttttttttttttgaaaaattagctATAAAAGCATGCTGCTAACAAAAGGAATGTTAAACCCGTACTTATTTTGccttattttgtatatatatatatatcggttaTCTCACATATATGTAGTAAATCTACACTAAACTTTTGCTATATACaagaagaagtatatatatatatgctactaaaaaaaaaaaaactgataatatattgttgtatatgattaagatgtatatgttatagATTTATCATTACCTATATCAAAATATACGTGCGGGTATGTTTTTATTCGATAATAAAGAGAATGCTAACTCATAAAAAGCATATATAGGAATACTTATTCATGTGATCATATTCATGATCCATCAAGTATACCAAAATGTATTAACCGAACAACTAGTAATCAAATTTCATTGAAGACAAAGATGTCATATCACCAATATGAACATCATTATTTGAATAGTACTATTTATGCCTATACATTACGGATTTTGTTTGGCTAAATATATCAATGAATTACATTATTAACATGTCCTTTTCGACGTACgtactatatatatgatatgtttcttttttttataaagttttagtgatgaatatattgtatatatctatatatccagTATCATTTCAACAATAATTCAATTTACCCCATGTGAAACAGCAAATTTAATTAACactgataatatatataaaatacttccAATAAGTCATCGAAATGATATTTTATAAGAGGTTTGATCATTGATAGTTGATCacgtatgtgtatgtatgtgtagATATCCTTAGACCAGTTTATTCAACTAGctaataacaatatattattCCCTCCATTCCAATTTAAGTGTCTATATTTAACTTGTTGAGTCTTTCTtctctaactttgaccgtaagtatttttatttgtataatataatacttaatgaaagttatatcaatgaaaagtacatccAAAGctcaatctattcatatattttacatcaataatggATTAACACACACGAAacaatttacggtcaaaattatgaaagaaagactttaaaagtcaaaataggacatttaaattgggacggagggagtattaaaTTTCTAGATTATATTACTGTATAAGTTAGataatattaagttattaacgTCCTTAATTAGCttgaatatataatttaatttgtatTCTTGTTTTGCACTTTTCTGCACACCTAAATAACACTTTGGTTCTAAAAGTATCATTTTATAACGTAGTTCAAACTAACTAAAAGGTAAAAAGTGTCATTTTTAAGGTTCAAACTAGATTAAAATTGACTTATTAATTGATAGTTAAATAACTTAattactatttttgttatatagctttagattataattatcatttattaaataggccctttatttaaaaaaattaataatttaattaattgggAATCATGTACAATGTGATTggtgttttatatgtttttttctatATGTTTCTAGTCGGGACTTGCACCTAATGGTCTATGATTTATTTGTCAAGCTAGCTAGATGCCAATTCTTTCTTTAAACAATATAGGTattgatttttgtttaattaaaaattgaatttaataaagttaAGTTGGTATGAAAATCCAATCATATTTTGAATTATTGATTTTTTAGGGTGATCAAGCATCAATAGTTGGAGGAGCCATAAATTTTGTGAAGGAATTAGAGCAACAACTACAAGCCCTAGAAGTCCAAAAAAGAGCCAACAATAATAGCcactcaccaccaccacaaccctTTTCcgatttcttttctttcccaCAGTACTCGATTAGCCCGGTCGCAGATAACAGTGATGGTAATGATTCAACTACTATTATGAAGAACCGACTACCAGCTATAGCGGAAATCGAAGTAACAATGGTGGAGAGCCATGTaaatcttaaaatattttcaaaaaaacgGCAAAGACAGCTCTTAAAATTGGTGACTGGTTTACAATGCTTATGGCTTACTATCCTTCATCTTAATGTTACCACAGTTGAGCAAATGGTTCTCTACACTCTTAGTGTCAAGGTTAGTGTGTAgattatacttttataataaGTAAAGAATTATAAAgtattatgttaattaattaagtacgagtataatttaaggtgctatataaaaatagtaataGATTCATGTACCTAGctttactttttaattatagATAACGTTTGATCAACTTTAGTGATTGGATTAGATCCAATAGTCACGATTGAAAGTTAGATCAattttagaggatctcaattcTAAGAAAAAAGCAAcacttttttttagaacggcaaaaaaaaaaaacatcttattgatttcattttaaagggtaatggagggaacccttgtcccggtaccacaattggatacccat includes these proteins:
- the LOC122578633 gene encoding transcription factor bHLH94-like, yielding MALETIIYPQGQIGNFGYDNYMLQDHIFSAYLENDTNNHINHHHHQESTTSLDHAYCGDQWDNPNSSSPEECNRVDGFIQRELGSPQYYRDMKVESKSATAAGPKRRKRAKNGKNKEELENQRMTHITVERNRRKQMNEYLAVIRSLMPASYAQRGDQASIVGGAINFVKELEQQLQALEVQKRANNNSHSPPPQPFSDFFSFPQYSISPVADNSDGNDSTTIMKNRLPAIAEIEVTMVESHVNLKIFSKKRQRQLLKLVTGLQCLWLTILHLNVTTVEQMVLYTLSVKLEDGCQLSTVEEIADAVNCVLWRIEEESLCSS